A window of Daucus carota subsp. sativus chromosome 2, DH1 v3.0, whole genome shotgun sequence genomic DNA:
aaattaattaaaaagctAATGCTATTGAAAGCTGAATACGATGATGTACAAAATTGAAGCAATATTGAAGTTAACAGGTTTTTTTCAAACCTAAATATAAACATCTAAAGTTGAATATCCAGATCTTAGATGTACAGAATTTGCAGTGAATCGCCTGGCAAGATTTGTTGAGATATGAAATACCAAATCCATGAATTAGGCTTGGAAATGCCAAATCCAAGAATTAACACCAATTTACGGCGAAAAACAGCAATTAAAAGTGTTAACAACAACGAGACAGAACAACGGCAGTGAAGCAGTGCCATTGAGAGAACAGATCAGATTGAATGACACCGGTGCTAATTGAATGAAAACCAGTGTAAGATGAAGGGAAAACGTATTATGTCGATGAAGTATATGGACTGGAACTGTATGTGGATTGGTACTATCTTCTATTATTCTTATCAAAATAACATTAGTAACATTCACTTTTTGTTTGGCATTTAGAGCTGGGAAAACAAACTCCTACCACAATCAAGGAAGATCACTCTCATCAGAGAGGAAAATTATTTACAAGGTTAAAAACAAGTTGAAAGGGAGATTACGGAGTAAAACTTACTCAGCAATTCAGTGACAACCTCAGCCCAGTAACAGGCCCAAGCCCAAGGAGAATACCCCAGGAAACCAGCTATAAAGAGAAGGAAAGAAGACAGAGGAAGGGGTTGAAAAATTAGAGGCAGAACCTCTTGCTTGTAATAGAAAAAGATATTAGTGAGAAATATAGAATTTCCTGTATTCATCCAATATTTGGCGCCAGAAGGAGGGGGTCTCTAGCCAATACAACAACAGAATCACCTCAAGGATGGACGGAGACGAAGGCGCTAGATCCCGAAACAAACGAGATCCTGGCTGTGTAGTCGCAGGAAATAAATTTAGGGAAATTAGCAACAGTACcgctttttattatattatttgcaGTACTACTACCTACCCAAAAGGATTGCATATATACGGTTCTTCTTTAACTTTAACCAGAAAGTTTGCATACTTACGGGGCTTCACATCTACATCTTCTCTCTTGCATTTTTCGTTCTTTTTATCAAGATCGGCTTTCTTCCACTCTTCTCTCTCCTTTCTCCTCGCACTTTCTCTCCGCCTCCATCTCTCATCTCTTcgctctctctctatctctttctCCTCGTTGGAGGAGGAATAATCCGTTGATCTCCTTAATGGAGGAAGAGGAGCACGACGTGATGTAGTTTTCCGATCTGATGCCAAAAGCCCCGCGCTGTCAATCGTCGTCCGAATCCGGCGAGAAGCTCGCCAGAAAGTGCACAGATCGAGCCATACCCACAAACAAAGAGAAAGTGCTCAGAATGCTCTGATTCTTCCGATGAATAATTTCTCTGAGGATTTTGATTGGAGAGATAAATCGAATAGGTTGCTTTTTAGGtgatttttgatttgtttttagttaATTTCATGGTTGCTCTTGTGATATTAGTTTTGGCCCCGCAGGGGTATTTTTTTTTCTACTTTTGCAACcggttgcaacttattatgcaactaaacgtaattttcaaaagttttttttcaaagttgcatttatggttgctagcagttgcagataaggttgcatatgcaaccaccgtatttttgcaattttttttgaaagatggtatttttgcaatttgttatAAAGaaatgatagtatttttgcaaaaatccTTTTAGACTTAGGTATATATGAGAAAAGCCCATAAATTTAAGGCGAGAGCTCGGTCCAAGCAGACTCTTCGGGAAAGAGCCTCGGGCTAGCTTCGAAGGGGAGCCCGCCCGGTCAGGTCAAATCCAATAGGTAGAAGCAAAAGACAAGGTCTTTTGAATGACAGTACAAACTTGAAAAGAGTTCTGAATAGTGACCGATCGTCTTTACCATGAAAAATCAAAGCCAAGACTAAGCTCTGGAAAGCACAACTAAAGGACTTGATATCCTAGAGATTGAGCGCCACCTACTTGAAGCTAAGGTCTGCCAAATGAAAGACATAATGTGTCTCAGGACCGAGCTGAAAATTTGTCTAAGGAATATCAAATGGAGGACCATGAGCCCTCTTGAAAAACTTCCGTGTACAGTGAGTATACCTGCAGAGAGGACTCCGAGGGATCATAAAACTCTAGGCGTCACAAGAGAAAAATGCCCTATGAGGAGAGGAGAACTTGGGAGCCTCGGAGCCGAGGACACGAATAACCATGTACCTAGCTAACCCGCCCGCCTCCAGGAAAACATTGTTAGGAAGCATGGACTTAACAGGAGCAAGTCCTACCATTTACCATTTGCGCTCAACGCACATTTCATGAGATACCCGTTCATGCTCAACACACATATCTTGAGATGATCAGCTGACAGACACTTGAATTGAGCCGATCGCTAAGACACGATTTTATCTTCTTCTTACAGAGACTGGCCTTGCCAAAAGAAAGTCCATCTTGCAGAGCGTGATTacgttataatttaatatatatggatAATATAGATTCAAGTGTTACTGACATCCTTCTGTTGTTGTATAAATAGTCTAACTCTTATCAATCATACAATGATTCCTCATTTTGTCATACTAATCCTTCAAATTAATCACATAGTCCAGTTAAGGTCACCTTCTTGATCATTTTTCGGAATATTTATCAACAATAATATTCTCATTTCTATAATTCATCACATGTATACCTTAAATGACTGGGGACTCGCATGCTATTCATAGATACTGCTTTAAAAGATCCTTGGAGGAGAATCATGCCTGTTGAGAGATCCTCTGCACAATGAACTATGGTAAGAATTTAACCAACACACGATTCTCTTCAAAGAATTGTAAAATAGATAACTTGTTATGAGAAATAAAAGGAACATGCAGAACATTAGTAAATTTAAAGGTGGGTAAAGAGGTAAGGAGAACTGGAGAAGGAAGATAATGAACCAATATGAGATATCGGAAGAGAGCACCTGTCGTCAATGCTGCTTCGGTATCGTCAACAAACTTGAGTAAATCATGGCCAAAGGGAACTGAATGGATCTTGGTTTTGCAGGAGAGATAGTTCAGGGGTAATTGCTGAAATTAATGAGAATGAATGGTGCAGAGGGGTCATTTGAGTTAAATTAATGGAGTTATCCAGGCTGCCCACCATGTTAGAATATCTGAGGTAGGTgggttataaaaaaattgaactaACAAGATAGCAATTTCTCCTAACAAGTTATAGGTGCAGGACGTGAACAAGCTAATTATCTTAGTTAGTACTTGTACGGATGCTCTAACTAATAAATTAACTCTCACAAATTGTGTAAAAAACACTTTTGACCTGTTTCTATTTCAACAGCTTATTTATTGATTTTAGCAaatgttttttcttttgaaCACTTTTACTGACAATTGTTTTCATGAAAGCGTTTTTCGGTTCAGGAGAGCATTTTTCTGGCCGAGGAGAGCATTTTTCCGGGCAACACTGATCGGGAGAGCACTTTTCCGGACTACACTTTTTCGGAGGGCACCTTTCAGGGGAGCACTTTTCTCGACAACACATTTCTTGGCAGGAGTTATCAACCACACTACCGAAAGGAGCCATAAGCTTTGGCGTAGGGAGGCAACATTCTGGGTACTTAACAGCTAATTTTTCCCGAAGCATCTTGACAGTGTTCTGGATGAAAGTGCTCTGTAGACTGGAAGTGTTAAACacattattattatagaaaCTCTGTATATTCAAGTAAACAGCATTTTGTACTAGAGAAATtgtttagaaattaaaattttaggaagaaaatatttaaaaatatggaaGATTAATATTACCCCTCCACATGGTCTCCAAGAATTTTACCAACTTCTACCAGAGCTTCTCTCCACTTCTCCACTGTGTCGCTGTGTCTTGCCCTATGCTTTTTAAGCGCAAGGCCGTAATTTCCAAGTTGGTATTTAATATCTCTGATTTCAACCTCATACAAAATCGGTATGATAAAATACTTGGAGTTCTTACTGCGTTCTAAAATGAGGACGAGTTCATCCAGACACCACGTAGAATAATTCAAGTGGACTAGTTAAATGCAGCCAGAGTCAACTATAAAACCTCAAGTCTCCTCAAACAGTTTTGTAACAAAGAAATACTGTAAATGCTAAAATCAACAATGTTTATTTGATGGAGTACAATTGCCAGCAcatgaataaaaaatttgtaaactaaTAGGATCTCAAACAGggaatctaaatatatttttaattatattacttaTTATATGTACTCAAACTCTACTATATAGTTTAAACTCTTTTTAGTTAAAAGTctttatgattatattatttttatgttattaatattaaacatatttgaTGTGGTAAGATTCTTTTGCTTagtttttttattcatttactCATTTTGACGCAAAACAGGTTCTCTCacacagcagcttttcagcatTTTTCTaacctaaatttttttattaacctATTGAGCACGTTCACGTTCTTTTAACTTTTGTTAGAACAAGATAGCGCAACAATTTGGACACTCTTACTAAACTAAGTAGAGACaagagtttaaaaaaaaaaaagccttTGTTGCAAATATTGTAAAACAATGGTTTTCAAGTGACAGATAACAAGGAATTCATGTTAAGTAAGGGATTCAaaattttttagatattttttttaaataacagTAACTCTATATGCTTATGGTCTGAAAGCATAAcatcaataattttataaaaaaaactctaTTGTAGCTTGTTGTACACAACAATTTTAGCAAGTACCCTTGTCATGAGGGTATTCAAGAAACGATTTTTGTTTAAAACTAACCATTCTGTATGAGCTATAAATCATTGctattgtattattgtattgtTCATTGTTATCTTGCAGCTGTTTAGATAATTCTTTGTGTTACGCTCACATAGTTGTATAGGTTTCCAGACGATAATTAATTACATTTACTAGTTATTGGAATATTATTGTCGCAATAGTTCAACTCTTACTTTAACCAACATTGTTCACAAGGAAAATTACAATAACAAAGAAAGAATGTCCTTGTTTCTTATGTCACGAGGGGACTTACGTGTGATGGAGATAGTGGTCCAacaaaatttttgaattttttaacaattttaataattaatataaaatttcatgaaaaatattcataaacATTAGAAAGTCATTTCTATAGAGTGCAACAATAAACTATATTGAACTGATTCACTCAGTGCTGACATGCATACATATAAATTGTCaagttattatatataacatgtaAGTAATACTACTGATagtcttaatcacacaatctatCTAGATCTTCGTCATTATATTTACagtcatttatatataaaatttaacactcatatatacaaatcaaaaaaatgtttgttgtgtgtgtgtatatataaaacatTGAGGGGTGACAATGACATTGAGTTCAAAAATGTTTGTTGTTGTATATATCGACGCATATATTTTCTGTATACAAATTATATCACTCTTAAAAAGAGCATAGACTTTTCATTTCCACTTACATATCCTTGTAGTCATTGTATTAGTCTATGAATGAATTTAAAATTACATTGTATTAGTCTATGAATGAATTTAAAAGTACCGATTTTGCCAAAAATAACTAGATGGGCTAGGGTTTCTTGTCGATGGATCAACAACAGCTATAGAAGCCCGTTAAGGAATGCCTAAATGTTAAGGCCCATCCTTACCTCCTATGAAAACAAGAAGTTTCCACAAGCTCACCAACGAGGACTACTCGCTAGACTACGGAGGAAGACTTCTCTGGTCTTCGTCCACTACTTTCCAATGAGGATGGCCCACTAGAATGCAAAGTAGTGTCTTTAACTTTATATACGAATCCGGCCCATGTTAATGACCCATAGTGAATTTTGGGTATAACAACTGTTATTAGACTTTTCATAACATAATCTCTTTCTTGCCTTTTCCTCATCATCGGAAACCCTATTTTCCCGATCAACCTCTTCTTCTAAATTCTTTCTAAAAACATTCATTTCAtcttcaaatttcattccattacCATGTTTTGATTATAAAACCTATAGCCCAACCACCACCACTACCTTGTAACATCAAAAAAGTGTTAAgatgtttttgatatatttttaatttgcgAATTGGTGCTTGATATATGTCTAATTTTTCTCCTTTCGCTTACAAAGCCCTCGAGCCTCCTCACTCTTGTCCAATTTTATCCGATTCATTTCTGATCTACTTGATTGTACTTGTTAAACTAATTACAAAGCATTTGACAAATCCGACTTTTTCTGATTCGTATCGGTAAGCATTAGAAAATAactatttatgttttttatttatttcgttTGAATAGATGCAGAGTCACATGTGGGATCGAGCCTTTTGTGATTTAATTACCTCATTGTTATGACTTAGTTTCAATCTTTTTTTATACaggtatttttataaaattaaaattagatcTAATGATTGTAAAATTGATCCtctagattttatattgaaaaatttaCTTATTACGTTCTCTTTCTTTTTTCGATTCTTGCATCAATGGAAGTTattataaacaatgaagaaaatgcttcaGGAAGATTTTTTATGCACAGTTAACCACCTTCTTCTGGTGTCTGAAATCCGggtaattttcttatttttgctTAATTACTTTCAATACATGTTCTGTTTGGTATTAATACCAAATTTGTTGAAttgattttgttataatttgtcATGCGGATTTGaattaatgaattttatttaaatgaattCTATTTCTAATGCtttaaaaattggaaaaaaaatatatatatgtagtataGTATAATTTTTGGAGAGTTTGTAAAGTTTAAGTATGAGAACTTAGACTTTGTTTAACAtgtctttaatttttattgtatataaatagataatcattttgatattatttataatttcatttatattatttaaaaaaataagtgatgTTATGTGAGCACTACCTTACACCACATATATTCCCATCCTTTTGTTGTTGAAAGTAACAAGAAAATTGTATATACATATGCTTTCAAGTTTCATCTTTTGACCCACGAGGCCACGAACCACCACATTAATCATATTACCTACTCTACTCAAGAAAAATGTGGCAtatgaacaaaaaaaaacacacacacatatatatataggctcatgatcaaattaaaactaatcttaaaataaaaactagaaaccaatacaagttagtgatattcttaGTATTGTCTTTAGGATTTGGTGATCTGTGTTGtaggaattagtgaaaacttaatctccagatatgttccagcttagaatctccagatctgttcacgttttcgattcagatggtggtgatattggtggagatggtggaggtgaaggtggagatggaggaaggatgattgtagcggaggtttgggtggcttgaagtagggggttggagcgttgccggaatagtggcggctccgtgTTTGAAGTTTAGTCGAGGTGGGCATCTGAGAATGATTCGAGccggagaaagaagtatgaacggggctgaaggaggttAAAGCAGCGGTTAAGATggggctggtgaagatggaggtggaggttgtgttgttagagaaataatggaggtggaggtggaggtggaggtggtgcTTATGGAGGGgacgggcggcatagaggtggtagtggttatgaaggaggcgacgatggatgtggtgaagatggaggtgggtttggtgaagatggGGGTGGAGATGgagttgtttaagaatttagtggtatttgctttaggattcagtgatatttcagtttggtttttagtttctaggatatAAACAACTCCAAACTTGACTGGAAAAAATTGATTATGTCATGGCCAAGTGCACAAAAGCACAAAGTAACTTAGCAGCACCTTAAACATTATCAATTCTAAGAATgtgaaaaatgaaattatacacGATTAGAGGGtattaagtttaaaattttctaGGTGACAgattatatacaaaaaaagTACACACAGCATTTGAATACAAGTCCTTCTCCCTGCCTAAAAAATGGATTTGTGCTCTGACCTTAATCTAACTCTGGATGAAGATCTCCAAAATGAGAAACGAGCTTTACTTGTGTTACTCTTCAGTCCCTTGAAAATTTTATGCACATTAACACAATTATTACCTTATATTGGCAAACCCAAATAGAAAACGTAATTGTTACCTGCAAGTTCTGCTAATTAGTTCTGAATTTTTAGGCTAATCTCCTTATCTGAGTGGAGCAGTCAGAAATAATTCATGTGACATTATTTCGGTAACAGAGGTTATGCATTGTGTGATCACCATGAATGATTCTCATGATATGGCATGTTGGCTTGCAGGTTTGTGCAGAGTATGGAGAGAGCATGTCTTGATCACTACAATGTACTAGCAGAGTATGGAGAGAGCATGTCTTGATCACTATAATGTACTAACACGGGTTTCAATTTCAGATTCAAGGTTGCTGCAATCTCCTTAGGTTTCCAAAATTGTATCCTGAAAGCATAATCCCTAATAATACTCTCTTTTTTCATTCCTGTCATGATGTTATTACTACTTAAAAGATATTCCTTTTTACAAACTTCTTATGTACCTCTTTAGTGGATTCTAAAGTAATCACCTTGTCTTTGCAGGTGGGAAAAACTTTTGGTAGGCAACTCAGTTTAGTTGTAgatcttgaatggaagacaatTGCGGAAAGCCCCATATTTTTTCCTCTGCATCGGTGATGACTGATGAGAAGAAGACATGTAAGAGTGTACTTCGATGATTGTTTCATCAGCCGTAGTCCCTATTGTTCTGGAAATCGTTTTTTCTTTACTGTAGAGCAAAAGCCTAGCAAAGCCAAGTACTGTATCGACAAAACTTCTGAAGTTCAGAAGCTGCTCCAGTTTCAGCATAAAAACTCCACTGCCCCTCTCACATTTACTTGCCATTTATTTGACAAGCAAACATAATTCCTTTCAATGTAGAGAATGCAGTATATGATTTTGGTTCACTCTTGAAGAATATCATTCTGATCCCAATTCTTACAGGAATAAAATCAAAGATTTGCTCAGATGATGGTAATTTCACCAAGTAAGAATGAGATGTAGGCACATAACAGAGTCACAAGTATAAATTTCGTAAGAAAAAACTAGCACATGTCATATTGATACATTTATTAGGAAAAATACAATCAGAATAATAAACAACGcaactaattaataaaagtgacTAATCAGGGATTCAGAAAGCCAAATCGGATAATACTGGATATTATTTGGTATTTATttatgagatttttatattacattttaaaatttacttgAAGATTTTAAAAAGTGCTTGATTATGAGCTTAATCGGATATATCTGCTTCAACAACGTATTAACATGTCACTGGCCTATTTTTGCACAAGCTTGAGTTAAACAGCAGGAGCAAAGCAAATTCCAAGTTTTCCAAGTTGAAAATGtcataaattcaaaaattaacctCGATTTACAGATAAAATACCACAACCACGATCTCGTCAAAGTGAAGATCATGCAATTTTCATACACAAACACAATGTTTTAACATTACCGATATCTACCAAGCATTGCATTTGACATCGTAACTTGAACGTGGTTCGCAAATCTTTGTGAATAGTAGTGATACATCAGTGATCCGACAAGCTTTCGTTTAACTTCGGCATCATAAAAGCCCTCGACCTCTTCTTCTCCGCACAGGTCCTTCCCATTCACAATCACCATAGGAAACCTTACCTTGTCATTTCCAACCAGATCTTTTAGCTCCCTCAAATACCTTGGCTCAATTGAACAGTTTCTCTCCTCATATACAACATTTCCGCTTCTCAAAATCTTTTTTAATGCACCTACGGCATCAGTAACACTAGTAGTCGTGTACAGAATAATCTTATCTTCAGATGAGGACGATGAAGAACTGCCTTGTAAAACCGGAACTCGTGGAGTTGGGAGGCGACATTCTGGGAACTTAGCGGCCAATCTTTCTCTGAACAATTTGACAGTGTTTTGGATGAATGTGCTTTGTAATCTGATAGTAGTAACAATCACCACTTGTGTAAGAAATTAGTAATAAGAGCAGAACATTTTAATATAGTATAGAACAGAGGATCAGTTGCAGAAAATGGAAGAGAAAAATTTACCCCTCTACATGCTCGCCAAATATATTACAAACTTCTACCAGAGCTTCTCTCCACTTCTCAACCTTGTCGTTGTGCCTTGCCTTATGCTTTTCCAGCGCGAGTCCGTAATTACCCAACTGGTGCCTAATATCACGTATTTCGACCTCATAAAAAATGGGAAGTATAAAATACCTAGAGTTTCTGTTGCGTTCAAGGACGAGTACAAGTTCATCAAGACACCATGTAGAGGCGGCATAATTTTTGGAGAATATAATTATGGCGCTCATAGAGTTTCTGATCCCCTCCTTAATTGTCAAACTTACTTCATCTCCAACACGTATATCAGTTTTGTCCATGAAGGCTACAAACCCTTCGGCTCTTAAAGCCTCGTAGAGAAAACATGTGAACTTGTTGCGAGTTTCCCCTCTAAAGCTCAAGAAGACATGACAAAATGAAGCTTCGTTAGCCATGGAGATTTAGCTCATTTACAGTTATATTATTAGGAGGGGTTGAAGATTTGGCTTTCACTTTATAGCTGAACTCTGTCATAAGATGCTCAACACAAATCGCCAAATTAGTACAAAATCTTCGCCACCACATTTAAGGAGTACTTTGGttgatagaaaaaatataaacgAGGGCCTGCACAAATGTCCAAAACTAGACATATACCGAACAACAGAGTCGTAGgtaagcacaaagcatacactATGGATATCTTGTTCTTCTCACCAAAAGTTTTTTAAAACGAATAGAtatgtttattttctttctccCATTTGCTGCAGACTGCAGTTATCAAACGTGTATGTTCAAAACGCCATAGCAGTGCTAAATTGCCAACTTTTTTTGTTACTGATAAATTTATGCAAAAGCTTGGGTAATAGAGGGCCAGTACCACCTGATTTTTCTATTGATTCATCTATGCCCTGTTTAGGAACTTAAATTTCATTTGAACTTCTTGATACGATCAAATGACAATTTTGGATACACACAAGAAAGttggatttgaatttaaatCGAGGACATTCAAAAACTAGTATAAAgcttttaatttaaaatgacaCCTCAAATCATACCAattgaaatccaaaatttaaaGTGAAATACATGTTTTAAGACGCAATCCTAATGAAACTTAGTAAGTTGTTTCACGGAAGTGACTAAAGTCTAAAACATCCTCATCATTCTTGTTTGTTCTCTTGTTTGATTTGGCTCtagactttttttttcttttggtgAAATCACACTTACCTAGCTAATACATCTTCTGTGTGAAATCGTACCTCAAGTTTTCTTTTGAGTTTAAAGCTTTAAAGCTGAGTTATGTTAAAATAACATCAGACTCTTGTTGGGGGACAGAGTAGCAATAAATCAAAAATGTCATCTGGCTTGACCAATTCAGTACCTCAATGGCTGAACGTCCTCGGCAAAACTCAGGCTTCGAGTGGAAGTCTGTTGATTCTTTAACAAAGGAGGAGTATAATGATATTTGCCTGAGAGGGATATCAACAGTTTATTACAGAATTATATTAAACACACTCACACacgtattatatttttgaaaatgcaTGGTAGGACGGCAACAGTTAGGATGGGACTAGATTTTtcaatatccaaatccaaattcttTGACAAGATCCTGACAAAGAcctgaaaaaattcaaaaactgGGACCTGAATCCGATCCAAAAGATTTCGGATTGGATCAGATTTTACCCGAAACTCGAAAATTTGGACTCGAAATTCAAAGGCAAGTATGGGAAGATTTCTGTTGAGCCGGGGGCTTCATGTTTGATCATTCATATCTGCATCTTATAAAGTACTCTTATGTTATcattttagagcatctccaaccatctaaagcccttggctaaaaagtgaggtggcatacttaaaataaaaaaatttagccaacagctccaaaaacccaactccaaccatgctcagctgttgtctataaatttagccaacctcctatggatggctaaatttgtcgaacctctacaggtctgtaagaaaatctgtaggaagattgtacatcatttattaccatattgaactgatatattctattttaacaatttaaaatattaataacatactatttttaaattatagccaaccgatatagccaataccattgaaacaaaatgtcttacaggttcagcaaattttacataatgtcttacaggtccaatttagccaacgattatagacaacgccgttggagatgctcttacaacgTCTTGTTTTCACTAAATCAATCACAAAGAGCTAGACTACTAAGATATAATCACATAAGtcataattctggataaaaaaattaaaattacaatccATGGTTCTTGTACTATCTAGGGgctgtattcgattgagattttaatggatgtTTTTAATCTATGGATTTTAAAGGATTGtacttgattttgattttgtgcggattctttgTAAAATGTAGCAGAgttgatataaaaattttcaGGATTTAAAcataatgcttcaaaatctgatggattttggtgggattttaaaaaacttaaaatacaatgaagaatcccacaaaatccatcattttatgaagtccaaaaaaatccatcagcatttgaatactatTAGAttataatggattttaaacaatcccaattgaatactatcggattctaaagcataatttaaaattgtaattaaATACCACCacattttgtagcataatttaaaatatcagttgaatgccacgagattttaatggatttcaagcaatctcaattgaataacctcggatttcatgaatgaaaaaaatcacTTGCAAAAAGGGGGGAAAATTGTCATCAAACTcatcacaatttaaaaatagttaaaTTTAAACTGTCTGGAAGGGTCTAAAATAGAGAATCTTTAACTTCTCTCCGGCTCATAGGCTCACCCGCCTCATCTCGGAATTGGCCAGCCAAGCAAGTAAGAACTCCATAATATACGATAGAGAGTAAACTTTAAAGTTGTGGCCAAAAtttacaccgattttcaaaaagttagctagagttccaaattctcatAAAGATGGCCAATTTTTGACTCCACTTTTTAAAAGTGCGGCTCCCGTTAAATATCACTAACAGAGTAACGGACATGAGGGTAAAAAtgagtttcaaattctcagaaaagtggccaaactttggtccgcttttcaaaaatgtggcCCCCGTTAGGCTcccgttagtgacatttaatgggagccacacttttaaaaagcggagCCAAAACTTGGCCATCTTTTTGGAAATTTGAAACTCTGgccaactttttaaaaatcggtgTAAACTTTGGCCACAACTCTGAAGTTTACTCTATACAATATCGTCTCCAATTTAGCCTTGAGTCCTTGCGACTTTCTTTTAGGCACCTCTCAAAAGACCTTGTGTTATTAAAATTGTTCTGGTTGCTTATATTCTCGAATCttgcttctgcttcttcttcctcttaCAATCGACATGGGACTAA
This region includes:
- the LOC135150183 gene encoding disease resistance protein RPP2B-like, encoding MANEASFCHVFLSFRGETRNKFTCFLYEALRAEGFVAFMDKTDIRVGDEVSLTIKEGIRNSMSAIIIFSKNYAASTWCLDELVLVLERNRNSRYFILPIFYEVEIRDIRHQLGNYGLALEKHKARHNDKVEKWREALVEVCNIFGEHVEGLQSTFIQNTVKLFRERLAAKFPECRLPTPRVPVLQGSSSSSSSEDKIILYTTTSVTDAVGALKKILRSGNVVYEERNCSIEPRYLRELKDLVGNDKVRFPMVIVNGKDLCGEEEVEGFYDAEVKRKLVGSLMYHYYSQRFANHVQVTMSNAMLGRYR